One Punica granatum isolate Tunisia-2019 chromosome 3, ASM765513v2, whole genome shotgun sequence genomic window carries:
- the LOC116198909 gene encoding uncharacterized protein LOC116198909, with protein sequence MEQQLRWKRNRLRFTISSSTRSPLLSPTNLLVFLILLIFAISGINSSGRIPCSSSSSSSSSITGGDNLCSLAGKAQRDHQEVDDEEIREAKMEMEEQGAEVEFELAAGTATNNNNIDTDDIGRMGIGGIAGMSISSRRNLGGPGSSPPRCTSKCGKCTPCKPVHVPVPPGTPVTAEYYPEAWRCKCGNKLYMP encoded by the exons ATGGAGCAACAGTTACGCTGGAAGAGGAATAGGCTGAGGTTCACCATAAGCAGCAGCACCAGGAGCCCTCTGCTTTCCCCAACTAATTTGTTGGTCTTCCTAATCCTCCTCATTTTTGCCATCTCTGGAATCAACAGTAGCGGCAGGATACCAtgttcttcatcatcatcatcatcatcatcaataaCAG GTGGAGACAATTTGTGTTCGTTGGCGGGTAAAGCTCAGCGGGATCATCAG GAAGTTGATGATGAGGAGATTAGAGAGGCAaagatggagatggaggaaCAAGGAGCAGAAGTGGAATTCGAATTAGCAGCTGGAACTGCTacgaataataataatattgataCTGATGATATAGGAAGGATGGGGATAGGGGGAATAGCTGGAATGAGCATCAGCAGCAGGCGGAATTTGGGGGGCCCAGGGTCGTCCCCGCCCAGGTGCACGTCAAAGTGCGGCAAGTGTACTCCCTGCAAACCTGTCCATGTGCCGGTGCCGCCGGGGACGCCAGTGACGGCTGAGTACTACCCCGAGGCTTGGAGGTGCAAATGCGGCAACAAGCTCTACATGCCTTGA
- the LOC116199976 gene encoding CBL-interacting serine/threonine-protein kinase 11 — protein MAPEIEHAPVTTPNNIIINNRDALFGKYEVGRLLGCGAFAKVYHARDVRTGQSVAVKVINKKKLSSSSSTSTSTGLAANIKREISIMSRLHHANIVRLHEVLASKSKIYFVLEFVKGGELFAKVSKGRLSEDLSRHYFRQLISAVGYCHSRGVFHRDLKPENLLLDDAGNLKVSDFGLSAVRDQIRPDGLLHTLCGTPAYVAPEILTKRGYDGAKVDVWSCGVILYVLTAGYLPFNDPNLMALYKKIYKGEFRCPRWMSPDLKRFLHRLLDTNPDTRITIHEILRDPWFKKPNSSSCRREKDPQGQGRGATTTAAIDFYGEDIRSAQKAMEAKATSLNAFDLISFSSGLDLSGLFDDSYNSTEDGERFVSGVLPEKLIEKVEGFAREEGMRVKRYKEWDLGLEGQNGNFVIDVGLYRLTDSLVVVEVKRGAGEATAYRDVWKDKLKPLLLELDRSTTQTASQLAEE, from the coding sequence ATGGCACCAGAGATCGAACATGCTCCCGTCACCACCCCAAATAACATCATCATTAACAACCGCGATGCCCTTTTCGGCAAATACGAGGTGGGACGTCTCCTCGGCTGCGGGGCCTTCGCCAAGGTCTACCACGCCCGGGACGTCCGCACCGGACAAAGCGTTGCTGTCAAGGTCATCAACAAGAAGAAGCTTTCCAGCTCCTCCAGCACCAGCACCAGCACCGGCCTCGCCGCCAACATCAAGCGGGAGATCTCCATCATGAGCCGCCTCCACCACGCCAACATCGTCCGCCTCCACGAGGTGCTCGCCTCCAAGTCCAAGATCTACTTCGTCCTGGAGTTCGTCAAGGGCGGTGAGCTCTTCGCCAAGGTCTCCAAGGGCCGCCTCAGCGAGGACCTCAGCCGCCACTACTTCCGCCAGCTCATCTCCGCCGTCGGCTACTGCCACTCCCGCGGCGTCTTCCACCGCGACCTCAAGCCCGAGAACCTCCTCCTCGACGACGCCGGCAACCTCAAGGTCTCCGACTTCGGCCTCAGCGCCGTCCGCGACCAGATCCGGCCCGACGGCCTGCTTCACACCCTCTGCGGCACCCCCGCCTACGTGGCGCCCGAGATCCTCACCAAGAGGGGCTACGACGGGGCCAAGGTGGACGTGTGGTCGTGCGGGGTCATCCTTTACGTGCTCACCGCCGGCTACCTGCCCTTCAACGACCCAAACCTGATGGCCTTGTACAAGAAGATCTACAAGGGCGAGTTCCGGTGCCCCAGGTGGATGTCCCCGGACCTCAAGCGCTTCCTGCACCGGCTTCTCGACACCAACCCGGACACCAGGATCACCATCCACGAGATCCTCAGGGATCCCTGGTTCAAGAAGCCGAATAGCAGCAGCTGCAGGAGGGAGAAGGACCCGCAAGGACAAGGACGAGGAGCCACGACGACGGCAGCCATCGACTTTTACGGCGAGGACATCAGGTCGGCCCAGAAGGCCATGGAGGCCAAGGCCACCAGCCTCAATGCCTTCGACCTCATATCCTTCTCCTCGGGCCTCGACCTGTCCGGCCTGTTCGACGACTCCTACAACTCAACGGAGGACGGCGAGAGGTTCGTGTCGGGGGTGCTGCCCGAGAAGCTGATCGAGAAGGTGGAGGGTTTCGCTAGGGAGGAGGGCATGAGGGTGAAGAGGTACAAGGAGTGGGATCTGGGGCTGGAAGGGCAGAACGGTAATTTCGTGATCGACGTCGGGTTATACCGCCTGACGGACAGCCTGGTGGTGGTGGAGGTCAAGAGAGGGGCCGGGGAAGCCACAGCCTACCGGGACGTTTGGAAGGATAAGCTAAAGCCGCTACTACTCGAACTCGACCGGTCCACAACGCAGACAGCCAGCCAGCTGGCCGAAGAATGa